The genomic window CGGATGACGAGATCGAAGGTCGTGCGGTCCGGGTTGTGCAGAAGGCCGGGCAGTTCGTCGCGCTCGAGGGCGGCGATTATGGCGAGTTTGTCCGCCGTGCCGACGAAGGAGCCACCTGCGGCCTCGTCAAGGCTGCCGAGCATGGCTCGGTATTCACCGATGAAGGCAGTGTAGGGGCCTGCAAGGGCATGGTCGATATAATCCGAAGCACCAATGGCCACAGCGCCGGGCGTTGCCGCACCGGGCGGGAAAAGACAGTCGCAGAGTGCATCCAGCGTCGCACGCTCGCCGACGGTTAGCACCTTGGTCTTCGGCTCAATTCTCACGTTCATTATCCACGTCTCAAAAGTCTTTGCATGAAGGCCTTGGTCCGCGGCTGCGCGGGGTTGCGCAACACGTCTGCAGGCTTGCCTTCCTCGATGATCTTGCCCTTGTCGAAAAACACCAGCCGGTCGGCCACATCCTCGGCGAAGCCCATTTCATGGGTGACGACCAGCATCGTCATGGATTCGCTCGCGAGCTGGCGCATCACGCGCAGCACCTCGTCGACCAGTTCCGGATCGAGCGCCGAGGTCGGCTCGTCGAAAAGCATAACCCGCGGTTTCATCGCCAGGGCCCGGGCGATGGCGACACGCTGCTGCTGCCCGCCCGAGAGCTCGGCTGGGAACGCCTCCACCTTGTCTGCAAGTCCTACGGAAGTGAGAAGCTCCTTCGCCATCTCGACGGCCTCCGCGCGCGCCATTCCGCGAACTGCCATCGGCGCTTCGATCAGGTTCTGCAGAACGGTGAAATGCGGAAACAGGTTGAAGTGCTGGAAGACCATGCCGATATCGGCGCGGTGCCGGCGGATTTCGCGTTCGGTCGCCTTACGGGCTCCACTGACGTTCTCGACCGCGCCCATCAGATGGCCGTTGACCCAGACATCTCCCGCATCCGGAGGATCGAGATAGTTGATGCAGCGAAGCAGCGTGCTCTTGCCGGAGCCGGAGGCGCCGACGATCGCCACGACCTCGCCGCCCGCCACCGTGATCCCCACGTTGTCCAGTGCCCTGACCGAGCCGTATGACTTGACCAGGCCCTTTGCTTCGACCATCGCTTTGGTCTTGTTCTGGTTCTCTTGTTCGGAAGCGGCCATGGTGATCCTTATCGGAGTGCCAGCCGGTAGGCGCGGGCGATCTTCGCCTCCGCCCATGCCTGAAGCAATGCCAGCAGACCGCTGATCAGCAGATAGCCGATGCCTGCCAGCATGATGAAGAGGAACGGTTCGTAGGTGATCGACGTCGCCCGCGAGGCTGACGCGGTGAGATCGCTGACAGCGACCATGGAGGCCAGCGACGTGGCCTTCACCATGATGATGGCGCGGGTGATATAAGGCGGTATCGCCAGCGGAACCGCCTGCGGAAGGATGATGCGCCTCAGCGTATGCAGGTGCGACAGGCCCAGCGCCTTGGCAGCCTTGTACTGGCCCGGATCGATGGCCGCAATGCTGCCACGGAAATCCTCGCTCATATAGGCGGCTCCCATGATCGACAGGCCGATCATCGCAGCGGTCAGCGGTTGCAGCCGATAGCCGAACTGGGGGGACGCATAGAAAATGAAAAACAACACGAGCAGGGCCGGCAGAAGCCGCACGGTATTCACGAGGATGGCGAGCGGGATCGAGATCATGCGACCGCAATTCTCGCGGGCGAGCGCAATCACAAGCGCGAGCGGTGTGGCGATTAGCAGCGTCACGGCAGACAGGAGGAGCGTCGTCCACAGACCTCTGAGCATCGAAGGATAATATTGAAGGAAGAGATCCTGGTAGCTCATGGGGTTACCTCGCCGCCCTTCGCCTTGCCGCCCAGCGTTCGCCATAGACTTGGAGAACCAGCAAGGCTGCATCGAGCACGGCATAGATCGCCCCCGCGGCAAGCAGGATTTCGAACGGGCGATAGGTCACGACGAAGACCTGCTTCGCCGCGTTCGTGAGTTCCGGAACTGCGACGGCCGCCGCCAGCGCCGTGCCTTTCAAGATTTCCGTCGAGTGCGAGATGTACGGCGGTAGCGATGCAGGGATCGTCTGTGGCAGGATGACCCGAAACAGGGTTCTGGCCGGCGACAGGCCGAGCGCCTTGCTGGCCTGCCATTGGCCGCGCGGTACGCTTTGCAGGCCAGAGTAGAACACTTCGCCGAAGTAGAAGGACATATAGGCGCTCATGGCGATCACCGCCGATGCCATCGGCGGCAGGACCACGCCGATTGCCGGCAGGCCGAAGAAAGCGAGGAAAAGCAGGAGCAGCGGCGGTATCCCGCGACAGATCCAGCTCATCGTTCTGAGGACGATCCGCACGGTGCGGGACGGCGCGGATCTCAATAGTGCAACGGCGATACCACCCGGCGTCGCGCAGAGGAGCACGATGGCAGTCAATTCGACCGTGACCGTGGTCCCGCGCATAAGCGCGGGCCAGACGGTTCCCAGGATGCTGAAGTCCAGTGCCATCTGCGCGTCCCGTCCCGGTTCGGTTCAGTAGCCGATACGGGCGAGGGCTTCGACTTCCGCGGCAGAACCGCCGTATTTGATAACGAAGTTCTTCAGTGTGCCGTCGGCGCGGTAGTTGCCGAGCAGGGTGTTGACGGCGACCAGCAGATCCGGCTGCTTCGGGTTGACGCATAGGCTTTGTGGGAAGACCTGAAGGGCGGGGCCGACGAGCTGCAGTTCCGCCTTGTTGGGTGCGGTGTTGAGCACGTTCAGCGCGTTGGAGAGGTTCAGTGCGATCAGTTTGACCTGGCCGTTCTGCAGGCCCATCAGGGATTCCTGCATGCCGGGAAACTCGGTCGCGGCAGCGCCCGGAAGAGCCTTCTTGGCGCCTTCGAAATAGACTTCGCCGCGGACCCCGCCGAGATCGGCCGACTTTGCATCCGCGAAGGTCTTGATGCCGCTGTCCTTGCGCGTCAGGCCGATCGTGGCATTGACAGCCGTCGGCGAGGTCATCAGGAACTGGTCGGAGCCGAGGCGTTCGGCGGTCCAGGATGCGCCGTCGCAGGCAATGTCGAAGCGGTTGGTGGCGAGGCCGGGAAGAATGCCGGCCCATTCGATCTGCACAAACTCCGCCTTCAGGCCAAGGTCCTCGGCAAGCTTGGTGAACAGGTCCACATAGCTGCCGGTCAGCTTGGATGTCGCAGGATCGACGAAGGTGCGTGGCGGAGAGGCGCCCGTCGTGCCGATCGTCAGCGAACCCTGCTTGACCAGAGCCTTGAATTTCCAAGGCTTCGGAAGCGTCTGGAAGCCCTTGGTTTCGCCCATCACGGTGTTGAAGGTCGCTGCGTCCTGCGCAACGCTCTGTCCCTGGAATACGGCCAGCGTCAGAACGGCGGCGGCAACGGTCGTCTGCAGAAATCGTTTCATCATGTTTTTCCCCTTTTTAGTTTGCTGAATACTTGTAGATTTGCCGAAACTGCCCTGAAGCGTTACTTCGGCAACAGGC from Hyphomicrobiales bacterium includes these protein-coding regions:
- the tcyN gene encoding cystine ABC transporter ATP binding subunit — its product is MAASEQENQNKTKAMVEAKGLVKSYGSVRALDNVGITVAGGEVVAIVGASGSGKSTLLRCINYLDPPDAGDVWVNGHLMGAVENVSGARKATEREIRRHRADIGMVFQHFNLFPHFTVLQNLIEAPMAVRGMARAEAVEMAKELLTSVGLADKVEAFPAELSGGQQQRVAIARALAMKPRVMLFDEPTSALDPELVDEVLRVMRQLASESMTMLVVTHEMGFAEDVADRLVFFDKGKIIEEGKPADVLRNPAQPRTKAFMQRLLRRG
- a CDS encoding Polar amino acid transport system permease protein — its product is MSYQDLFLQYYPSMLRGLWTTLLLSAVTLLIATPLALVIALARENCGRMISIPLAILVNTVRLLPALLVLFFIFYASPQFGYRLQPLTAAMIGLSIMGAAYMSEDFRGSIAAIDPGQYKAAKALGLSHLHTLRRIILPQAVPLAIPPYITRAIIMVKATSLASMVAVSDLTASASRATSITYEPFLFIMLAGIGYLLISGLLALLQAWAEAKIARAYRLALR
- a CDS encoding Polar amino acid transport system permease protein; protein product: MALDFSILGTVWPALMRGTTVTVELTAIVLLCATPGGIAVALLRSAPSRTVRIVLRTMSWICRGIPPLLLLFLAFFGLPAIGVVLPPMASAVIAMSAYMSFYFGEVFYSGLQSVPRGQWQASKALGLSPARTLFRVILPQTIPASLPPYISHSTEILKGTALAAAVAVPELTNAAKQVFVVTYRPFEILLAAGAIYAVLDAALLVLQVYGERWAARRRAAR
- a CDS encoding Cystine transport system substrate-binding protein yields the protein MMKRFLQTTVAAAVLTLAVFQGQSVAQDAATFNTVMGETKGFQTLPKPWKFKALVKQGSLTIGTTGASPPRTFVDPATSKLTGSYVDLFTKLAEDLGLKAEFVQIEWAGILPGLATNRFDIACDGASWTAERLGSDQFLMTSPTAVNATIGLTRKDSGIKTFADAKSADLGGVRGEVYFEGAKKALPGAAATEFPGMQESLMGLQNGQVKLIALNLSNALNVLNTAPNKAELQLVGPALQVFPQSLCVNPKQPDLLVAVNTLLGNYRADGTLKNFVIKYGGSAAEVEALARIGY